From the Roseiconus lacunae genome, one window contains:
- a CDS encoding methyl-accepting chemotaxis protein — MYLQGLTVRAKLTALIIVSGMSFLLYGLWSWNTLSVAKVHGPYYDRIVMGKDLIADILPPPNYIIESYLMTLHLANEVEDGASQSDIKRDLARSERLKSEFYRRHQHWVDALPEGEMKHLKTVNAYAPADEFFRVFEEKFAPACLQGDAEACRTLERGELRSLYEEHRQAIDRVVGMATDQNALAEQQVASLVSRRAYLSVAAIVLLSGVMIAIGSVISRDTVNPLRASAERLQRMSQYVRSELLKDAERTSEQAMMASSAAEEVSVNTRSLATAVEQFELSIKEISQNASNAVCTASEAVDVTRETSSRISQLGSSSSEIGEVIKTISAIASQTNLLALNATIESARAGEAGKGFAVVANEVKDLAADTTRAADEIISKIEAIQNDTQKAIEAIGRASTVIEQIAESQNAIAGAVEEQSAMTGEISKSIGEVASGSSNIAQSISAVSSAARNTTSGSGNAVKTASELEEMAQELLQLVGEIAHEPIEV; from the coding sequence ATGTACCTCCAAGGGCTCACCGTGCGTGCCAAGTTAACCGCACTGATCATTGTTTCAGGCATGTCGTTCCTTCTCTACGGACTATGGTCCTGGAATACGTTGTCGGTCGCAAAAGTTCACGGGCCCTACTACGATCGCATTGTCATGGGCAAAGACCTGATCGCTGATATCTTGCCTCCGCCGAATTACATCATCGAGTCATATTTGATGACGTTACACCTGGCGAATGAAGTCGAAGACGGCGCTTCCCAATCAGACATCAAACGCGATCTAGCGCGAAGTGAGCGTTTGAAATCAGAGTTTTATCGGCGTCATCAGCACTGGGTTGACGCATTGCCCGAAGGCGAGATGAAGCACTTGAAAACGGTCAACGCGTATGCACCAGCCGACGAGTTCTTTCGCGTTTTTGAGGAGAAGTTTGCGCCGGCTTGTTTACAAGGTGATGCGGAGGCCTGTCGCACTCTTGAACGTGGCGAACTACGCAGTCTTTACGAAGAACATCGTCAGGCGATCGACCGCGTCGTCGGGATGGCGACCGATCAAAACGCATTGGCTGAACAGCAAGTTGCTTCCTTGGTTAGTCGCCGTGCTTATCTATCCGTCGCCGCGATTGTTCTACTTTCAGGCGTGATGATTGCGATTGGATCCGTTATTTCGCGAGACACGGTCAATCCACTTCGTGCGTCTGCGGAGCGTCTCCAAAGGATGTCTCAATATGTTCGATCGGAACTCCTGAAGGATGCCGAACGAACATCGGAACAGGCCATGATGGCAAGCTCAGCGGCAGAAGAGGTCAGCGTCAATACCCGATCATTGGCGACCGCTGTGGAACAGTTTGAACTGAGCATCAAAGAGATTTCGCAAAACGCCTCCAACGCAGTTTGTACGGCATCTGAAGCCGTCGACGTGACGCGGGAAACGAGTTCACGAATTAGTCAACTCGGCTCTAGCAGCTCGGAAATCGGTGAGGTGATCAAAACAATCAGTGCGATCGCATCACAAACCAACCTCTTGGCGCTGAACGCAACCATCGAATCGGCCCGAGCCGGTGAAGCAGGCAAAGGATTCGCCGTCGTCGCTAACGAAGTCAAAGACTTAGCCGCCGATACGACACGCGCGGCAGATGAGATCATCTCCAAAATTGAGGCAATCCAAAATGACACTCAGAAAGCGATCGAAGCCATTGGACGGGCGAGCACGGTGATCGAACAAATTGCGGAGAGCCAAAATGCGATCGCGGGCGCGGTCGAAGAACAGTCGGCGATGACGGGAGAAATCTCCAAAAGCATCGGCGAAGTGGCATCGGGAAGCAGCAACATCGCACAAAGCATCAGTGCAGTTTCTTCGGCGGCCAGGAACACCACCAGCGGCTCCGGTAACGCGGTCAAAACCGCATCCGAACTCGAGGAAATGGCGCAAGAGTTACTCCAGCTTGTTGGGGAGATCGCGCACGAGCCCATCGAGGTCTAG